The following is a genomic window from Geobacillus subterraneus.
AATTTCAGTTGGTGTCAATATGCTGCTTATGTTACTCATTTTAATGTTTAAACCGTCAGGACTAGTCGGAGATCGGGAGGTGACATAAGAAATGCAGCCATCAAAACGCTTCTTCCTGTCGTTCTTTATTTTGTTTGCTCTCGCTATGCTGCCTTTTCTTTATGATTCCCGGACATGGCTCATATTGTTTAGCCAAATTTTTATCTTCGCTGTATTTGCTATGAGTTATGATTTGCTGCTCGGGTATACGGGGGTCGTGTCATTCGGTCATGCGATGTTTTTCGGGATTGGTGCGTATACATTCGCCCTTTTCATGAAAAAAGCAGATGAATCAACCATGTCAACCGTGCTTTTGGCTGCTCTTGTAACAATCGCCTTATCAATGATTCTTAGTTTTATCATCGGTATGCTGACATTAAGACTAAAAAATCATTATTTTGCGATGTTAACCTTAGCTGTTGCCGGCTTGCTAATGGTAGCAGCAGAAAAATGGCGTTCCTTAACAATGGGGAATGATGGGTTTACTTTTATGGTGCCAGCTCTGCTTCGGGATCGATGGTCCTTTTATTTTGTTTCTCTCTTATTTATGGTGATTTCTTATTTCTGTTTACGCCGGTTCACAGAATCTCCTCTTGGAAAAGTACTGGCAGCGATCCGGGAAAACGAGACGCGGGCCGAGTCGCTTGGTTATCGTGTGCTCTATTATAGAGTCATTGCCAACGTGGTGGCGGGCATGTTTGCCGGATTAAGCGGCATGTTATATGCGGCGAGCTTACGTTTTGTCAACACATCGGTTTTCTCGACCGAAATCACGCTTGATGCGCTGTTAATGACGATCATCGGTGGTGTTGGCACCTTAATCGGGGCAATCATTGGCTCTGGTCTTATTGAACTAGCGAAACACGGTTTGATGGGTCTAGCGAAGGTACATTGGGTTTTTGAACGCTGGATTATCTTTTTCGGGATGGTTTATATTCTTGCTGTTATGTTTTTTCCAAAAGGGATTGTCGGCACAATCAGACAATGGAGGGATAAAAAAGCAAACATCGATACAACCAACCGTGAAAAAGCAGTATGAACAATCTTTCTAACGAGGATCGAAAATTAGGAAAGGAGCTGGGGCTATGAAAGATAAAAAAATAAAAATTAATGGTATTGATCTTCATTTAGTTGATTTCGGCGGGACAGGAGAAACGATTATTTGCATCCATGGTTTAACGGCGAATAGCCGCTACTGGGATTCAGTAGCCGAGCGGTTAATAGATAGTTATCGTGTGTTGGCCATCGATTTGCGCGGACGCGGTGATAGCACGAAACCCGCATCCGGATATAATATTCGCCAGCATGTCGAGGACATTTTGCAAGTTCTGGACTTTCTCAAACTCGAAAAAGTGATTTATATGGGTCATTCCCTTGGGGCGCTGATAGGTGTCAGCTTTGCCGCCACCTATCCACAACGATTATCACGTTTAATTCTTGTAGATGGAGGGGCAAATGTTGACGAACAAGTATTTGAAAA
Proteins encoded in this region:
- a CDS encoding branched-chain amino acid ABC transporter permease, which produces MQPSKRFFLSFFILFALAMLPFLYDSRTWLILFSQIFIFAVFAMSYDLLLGYTGVVSFGHAMFFGIGAYTFALFMKKADESTMSTVLLAALVTIALSMILSFIIGMLTLRLKNHYFAMLTLAVAGLLMVAAEKWRSLTMGNDGFTFMVPALLRDRWSFYFVSLLFMVISYFCLRRFTESPLGKVLAAIRENETRAESLGYRVLYYRVIANVVAGMFAGLSGMLYAASLRFVNTSVFSTEITLDALLMTIIGGVGTLIGAIIGSGLIELAKHGLMGLAKVHWVFERWIIFFGMVYILAVMFFPKGIVGTIRQWRDKKANIDTTNREKAV